The following are encoded together in the Triticum dicoccoides isolate Atlit2015 ecotype Zavitan chromosome 6B, WEW_v2.0, whole genome shotgun sequence genome:
- the LOC119325532 gene encoding dehydrin Rab15-like yields MEEYQGQHGHAVDEYGDPVAGHGNPVARSAAGAFTGAGGQLQHGREEHKTGGILHRSGSSSSSSSSEDDGMGGRRKKGVKKKIKEKLPGGHKDNQQHIAAGTGAGGAYGQHTAAGTGAGGDYGQQGHAGMAGAGEKKGLMDKIKEKLPGQH; encoded by the exons ATGGAGGAGTACCAGGGGCAGCACGGTCACGCCGTCGACGAGTACGGCGACCCCGTGGCCGGGCACGGCAACCCTGTGGCACGCTCCGCCGCCGGCGCGTTCACGGGCGCCGGCGGGCAGCTCCAGCACGGCAGGGAGGAGCACAAGACCGGCGGGATACTGCACCGCTCCGGCAGCTCCAGCTCCAGCTCG TCTTCTGAGGATGACGGCatgggcgggaggaggaagaagggcgtgaagaagaagatcaaggagaagctCCCGGGTGGCCACAAAGACAACCAGCAGCACATTGCCGCGGGAACCGGAGCTGGCGGGGCTTACGGGCAGCACACGGCCGCGGGAACTGGGGCCGGCGGAGACTACGGGCAGCAAGGGCACGCAGGAATGGCCGGCGCCGGCGAGAAGAAAGGACTCATGGACAAGATCAAGGAGAAGCTGCCCGGACAGCACTGA